The bacterium genomic sequence AATTGGATTTAAGTGAATATAAAAACTTAAGTTTTCCCAGTAATTTTCTTCACCTACAAGTATGCTTTTATATCGTCCTTGAAATAAATGTCCGCTTCTGTTATGTCTCCGATTGTAGTAAACACTATAAGATGTTTGTAACCACTGTATTGCCCTGGAAAGATTTGCCTCTTTAGTACGCAATAATAAATGATAATGATTCCCCATTAGCACAAATGCAAAAATCTCTATCCCAAATTTCTCTACAACCTTCTCAAGGTATTCTAAAAAACGATGATAGTCTTCATTAATGGTATATATCTCTCCTTGAGCAACTCCTCTTGACATAACATGATAAACTGCACCTTCGTATTGTATTCTCCAAGGTCTTGCCATAATAGTTCTCATAATAACACATCATTCTTATTTTGCCAAGTTAATTCTGCTTTCGAGGTCTGACCCCTACTATGATAAAAAAAGCTTGATTTTAGTTATAAAAAAACATAAGATAACTTAGAAATGATTGATGAAAGATTAACAAAGATAGCTTTATTAGTTATAAAAGGTCTTGATTTAGGGATAGATGATGCTCTTTATTTAACTCAAACTCCTTTATTTGAACTTTTATTCTGGGCAAATTACCTTCGGGAAAAATTTAAAGATAAAAAGATTGATACTTGTAGCATTATCAATGCCAAAAGTGGTAAATGTTCCGAAGACTGTAAGTTTTGTGCTCAATCAGCTCTTTATCAAACCCAAATTCTTACGCATCCCTTAGTAGAAGAAAAAAAGATCTTAGCAGAAGCACATCAAGCAAAGCTTGACGGAGCCAAGAGGTTTGGCATCGTAACTAGTGGTAGAAAGCTTAACTCAAAAGAGATAGAAAGAGTCTGCCAAGCTATCAAATCTCTAAATCAAGAAGGTGAAATTCTTCCTTGTGCTTCTTTAGGCAAGCTCACTTTGGAATATATTCATTTCCTTAAGGAAGTAGGCTTAAAAAGATATCATCATAACTTAGAAACTTCAGAAGATTTTTTTTCAAAGCTTTGCTTGAGTCATTCTCATGCAGAAAGAGTAGAAACTATTAAATTGGTAAAAGAAGCAGGACTTGAGGTTTGTTCAGGTGGCATTTTTGGGGTAGGAGAGACATGGCAGGATAGGATTAATGTTGCTTTCAAGTTACGAGAGTTAAGGGTTGACTCTATTCCCTTAAATTTTCTTAATCCTATTTCTGGTACTCCTTTAAGTAGTATAGAGAGAATAGCTCCATTTGAGATATTACGAATAATTGCCCTCTTTAGATTTATTCATCCTCAAAGAGATATCAGATTAGGTGGCGGGCGAGATGTTAACCTCAGGGATCTTCAAGCCTGGATGTATTATGCTGGAGCTAATGGAGTGATGATTGGAAATTACCTCACTACCTCAGGAAGACCACCAGAAGAAGATCTTAGGTTCATCAAAGACTTTGAGCTGGAAGTGGGTCTAGAGAGGAAAGATTAAAGAAGTGCCAGAAGAAAAGAGTAAAAAGACAAGGATGGAGATTAAGGAAAAGATAGAGCAGGTAGAAGTTCTTCTCAAAAAAATGGGTAGTGTTTTAGTAGCTTACTCTGGTGGGGTAGATTCTACACTGGTCATTGAGATAGCTCGTAGGACATTAGGAGAAAAGGTATTAGCAGTTACTGCTAAATCTCCTCTTTATTCTACAGAGGAGCTTAAAGTAGCAAAAGCTATGGCAAAAAAATTAAAAGTAGCTCATTTGATAATCGAAGGAGATGAATTAAATATCCCTGGTTTTGTTGACAATCCTAAAAATAGATGTTATCTTTGTAAAAAAGAATTATTTGAAAAACTTTTTCAAATAGCTGCCAAATACAAGCTTTCTTATGTTTTAGATGGCTCAAATGTTTCTGATATTTCTGATTTTCGACCAGGTAGGCAAGCAGCTAAAGAGCTTGGTGTCTGCTCACCTTTAGAAGAAGTAGGCTTGACCAAAGATGAAGTGCGACAGGTATCAAAGATGATGGGTTTATCTACTTACCACAAACCTTCCTCAGCTTGTTTGGCCTCTCGGTTTCCTTATGGTAAACAAATTAGCTTTGAGACCTTAAAGATGGTAGAGAAAGCAGAAGAATACCTTAGAAGATTAGGTATCTGGCAAGTTCGAGTAAGACATTATGAAAATCTCTGTCGAATTGAAGTAGAAAGACAAGACTTGCCTATTCTTTTAGCTAAACAAGGGAGAATAGTTGACAAATTTAAGAAACTTGGCTACATTTATGTGACTCTCGACTTAGCAGGGTATCGCTCTGGAAGTATGAACGAGGAGTAAAAAATGGCCAAACGAGTGGTAATAGCCATGAGTGGCGGAGTAGATTCCTCTACCGCCGCCTACTTACTCAAAGAAGCAGGGTATGAGGTGGTGGGTATTACCATGGATCTTCTCCCGTCCAGCTGTAAAATTGAAAAAGCAGATAGTTGTTGTTCTTTGCAAGCATTTCCTGATGCTCAAGATATAGCTGATCAATTAAAGATTGAATATTATCTCCTTGATTATAAAGAAGAGTTTGAAAGAGAAGTAGTCAGATATTTTGTGAATGAGTACCTTAATGGTCAGACTCCAAATCCGTGCGTGGTTTGTAATGCCAAAGTAAAGTTTGGTTTATTGCTTGATAAAGCTAAACAATTAGGAGCAGATTATTTAGCTACTGGTCATTATGCCAGAGTCTTAAAAAAAGATGGACGGTATGTTATTGAAAAAGGAAAGGATCTAACCAAGGATCAGTCTTATTTTTTATATCGTCTTTCTCAGTATCAGCTAAAACATCTCCTTATGCCTCTCGGTGAACACAAAAAAGAAGAAGTAAGAAAGATAGCTTATTCCAGAGGGTTAAAAGTTTATAATAAACCAGAAAGTCAGGAAATATGTTTTATTCCTGATAATCATTATCAGGAGTTTATTAAAAAGAGATTAGATAAAGATCAAGAGCCTGGTTTAATTTTAGATAAAAGCAATAAGATATTAGGTAGGCATCCAGGGGTAGCTTTTTTTACGATTGGCCAACGTAAAGGATTAGGCATTGCTACAGGCAAGCCACTTTATGTCTTGTCTATTGACTCTAAAAAGAATGTTCTGGTAGTTGGCGAAGAAGCTTTATTGTATCGTCGAGAATTAATAGCTCAGGAAGTAAACTGGATTGCTATGGAAAAGCTGACCGCAGAGATGGAGGTTATGGCTAAGATTCGCTTTCTTCATAAGGAAGCCGAGGCTATTATTACTCCAATCTTAGATGGAAAAGTAAGGATAAAATTTAAAGAACCACAGCGAGCTATAGCTTGCGGTCAATCAGTAGTCTTTTATCAAGAGGGGGTGATTACAGGAGGAGGGGTAATTGGAAAAGAAGATACCTCTTGATGATAACGATTTACTCCAGATAAAGATGGAGGCAGAAGTAGAAAGTTTTAAAATAACGAGAATTAGATTAAAAGAAAAAGAAGAGGTTGAGGACAAAGTAATTAAAGAAACTCCCTTAACTATCTTTCTAAACGGAGAAGAATTAGTAACTTTACTCTGCACTCCTTGTCAGCTAATATATTTAGCGATAGGATTTTTAGCTGGTGAGGGTTTTATAAAGAAGAAAGAAGATATCAAGGATATCTCCCTCGATCAAGAAAGAGGTATCATCAAGGTTGAGGTAGAAGATAGTTTAGAGTTAGTAAAAAAGAGTTTTGCCAAAAGAATGATTACCTCAGGGTGCGGAAAGGGAACTATATTTTATTCAATTAATGATGTCTTAGGTTCTTCTATCATCCAGAGTAAGATGAAGCTTCATTACTCTGAGGTTTTAAACTTAATGAGAGAATTTCAAAATAGCTCTCTTTTATTTAAAAAGACTGGTGGTGTTCACAGCTGTGCCTTATGCCAAGATGGAAAGATTCTCAAATTTCAAGAAGATCTTGGTCGACATAATGCCTTAGACAAGGTTTTAGGGGAATGCTTCTGGGAAGGAGTTTTTACTTTAGACAAGCTCATCTTGACCAGCGGTAGGATAACTTCAGAAATCTTACTTAAGGTGGCAAAATGGGAAATTCCAATGATTATTTCTCACGGCGCTCCTACTGACTTGGCCATTAAACTGGCAGAAAAACTTGGCCTAACTCTGGTAGGCTTTGTGCGTGGGGAAAAGATGAATATTTATACTTATGAAGAAAGAATTTTAATTTAAAGGAGAAGGGGAATGCAAAAAGATTTAGTGGCCAAGATAGAAAGTTTAAAAAAGGAGAAAAAGGTGGTTATTTTAGCTCATAACTACCAAAGAGGTGAAGTTCAAGACATTGCTGATTTCGTAGGAGATTCTATCGATCTTTCCAGGAAAGCAGCTACTACTTCAGCTGAGATTATACTCTTTTGTGGAGTGCTATTTATGGCAGAAGCTGCCAAGATTTTATCTCCAGGGAAAGTAGTTTTACTACCAGATTTAAAGGCAGGTTGCCCCTTAGCTAATATGATTACTCTTAAAGAACTCCGCCAAAAGAAAAAGGAGT encodes the following:
- the bioB gene encoding biotin synthase BioB; this translates as MIDERLTKIALLVIKGLDLGIDDALYLTQTPLFELLFWANYLREKFKDKKIDTCSIINAKSGKCSEDCKFCAQSALYQTQILTHPLVEEKKILAEAHQAKLDGAKRFGIVTSGRKLNSKEIERVCQAIKSLNQEGEILPCASLGKLTLEYIHFLKEVGLKRYHHNLETSEDFFSKLCLSHSHAERVETIKLVKEAGLEVCSGGIFGVGETWQDRINVAFKLRELRVDSIPLNFLNPISGTPLSSIERIAPFEILRIIALFRFIHPQRDIRLGGGRDVNLRDLQAWMYYAGANGVMIGNYLTTSGRPPEEDLRFIKDFELEVGLERKD
- the larE gene encoding ATP-dependent sacrificial sulfur transferase LarE, with product MEIKEKIEQVEVLLKKMGSVLVAYSGGVDSTLVIEIARRTLGEKVLAVTAKSPLYSTEELKVAKAMAKKLKVAHLIIEGDELNIPGFVDNPKNRCYLCKKELFEKLFQIAAKYKLSYVLDGSNVSDISDFRPGRQAAKELGVCSPLEEVGLTKDEVRQVSKMMGLSTYHKPSSACLASRFPYGKQISFETLKMVEKAEEYLRRLGIWQVRVRHYENLCRIEVERQDLPILLAKQGRIVDKFKKLGYIYVTLDLAGYRSGSMNEE
- the mnmA gene encoding tRNA 2-thiouridine(34) synthase MnmA; translated protein: MAKRVVIAMSGGVDSSTAAYLLKEAGYEVVGITMDLLPSSCKIEKADSCCSLQAFPDAQDIADQLKIEYYLLDYKEEFEREVVRYFVNEYLNGQTPNPCVVCNAKVKFGLLLDKAKQLGADYLATGHYARVLKKDGRYVIEKGKDLTKDQSYFLYRLSQYQLKHLLMPLGEHKKEEVRKIAYSRGLKVYNKPESQEICFIPDNHYQEFIKKRLDKDQEPGLILDKSNKILGRHPGVAFFTIGQRKGLGIATGKPLYVLSIDSKKNVLVVGEEALLYRRELIAQEVNWIAMEKLTAEMEVMAKIRFLHKEAEAIITPILDGKVRIKFKEPQRAIACGQSVVFYQEGVITGGGVIGKEDTS
- the fdhD gene encoding formate dehydrogenase accessory sulfurtransferase FdhD, producing the protein MEAEVESFKITRIRLKEKEEVEDKVIKETPLTIFLNGEELVTLLCTPCQLIYLAIGFLAGEGFIKKKEDIKDISLDQERGIIKVEVEDSLELVKKSFAKRMITSGCGKGTIFYSINDVLGSSIIQSKMKLHYSEVLNLMREFQNSSLLFKKTGGVHSCALCQDGKILKFQEDLGRHNALDKVLGECFWEGVFTLDKLILTSGRITSEILLKVAKWEIPMIISHGAPTDLAIKLAEKLGLTLVGFVRGEKMNIYTYEERILI